Proteins found in one Pseudomonas mosselii genomic segment:
- a CDS encoding TerC family protein — translation MEWLADPTAWLGLLTLIVLELVLGIDNLVFIAILADKLPPHQRDRARVIGLSLALIMRLGLLASISWMVTLTAPLIDVFGKTFSGRDLIMLFGGVFLLFKATMELHERLEGHVAQSGGVTRHAAFWPIVAQIVVLDAVFSLDAVITAVGMVEQLSVMMIAVIFSIGIMIVASKPLTRFVNEHPTVIMLCLGFLMMIGFSLTAEGLGFHIPKGYLYAAIGFSLLIELFNQLARARRKRSLHQHRPLRERTAHAVLRLMGGRRVEADEVGEEIADLVAGGDEQVVFDRRERVMISGVLNLAERPIRTVMTVRAKVDAIDLSQPAEAITQMLVNSSYSRLPLIRDGRIEEPLGYVHKKELLKELLAGNQPALEHLARAPLNLLESFSILNALEQMRAQSTHIAFVVNEFGDFTGVLTMTDILESIAGELPDASEVEGPGVVEEAGGFVVSGALNLAQVQSRTGFAARATEDYQTLAGLVMSLLDRLPVVGDQLAWNGWTMTVVAVEERRVRQVRLTPNADADAAGA, via the coding sequence ATGGAATGGCTAGCCGACCCCACGGCCTGGCTGGGCCTGTTGACGCTTATCGTCCTCGAGCTGGTGCTGGGTATCGACAACCTGGTGTTCATCGCCATCCTCGCCGACAAACTGCCACCCCATCAGCGCGATCGCGCCCGGGTGATCGGCCTGTCGTTGGCGCTGATCATGCGCCTGGGCCTTTTGGCCAGCATCTCGTGGATGGTGACCCTCACCGCGCCGCTGATCGACGTGTTCGGCAAGACCTTCTCCGGCCGTGACCTGATCATGCTGTTCGGTGGTGTGTTCCTGTTGTTCAAGGCCACCATGGAGCTGCACGAGCGTCTGGAGGGCCATGTCGCCCAGAGCGGCGGCGTTACCCGTCACGCGGCGTTCTGGCCGATCGTCGCGCAGATCGTGGTGCTCGACGCGGTGTTCTCGCTGGACGCGGTGATCACCGCCGTGGGCATGGTCGAGCAGTTATCGGTGATGATGATCGCGGTGATCTTCTCCATCGGTATCATGATCGTCGCCAGCAAGCCGCTGACCCGCTTCGTCAACGAACACCCGACAGTGATCATGCTGTGCCTGGGCTTCCTGATGATGATCGGCTTCAGCCTGACTGCCGAGGGCCTGGGCTTCCATATCCCGAAAGGCTACCTGTACGCGGCCATCGGCTTCTCGCTGCTGATCGAGCTGTTCAACCAGCTGGCCCGTGCTCGCCGCAAGCGCAGCCTGCATCAGCACCGGCCATTGCGTGAGCGCACGGCCCACGCGGTGCTGCGCCTGATGGGCGGACGCCGGGTAGAAGCCGACGAGGTGGGCGAGGAGATCGCCGACCTGGTGGCCGGTGGCGACGAGCAGGTGGTGTTCGATCGCCGTGAGCGGGTGATGATCAGCGGTGTGCTCAACCTGGCCGAGCGGCCGATCCGCACGGTGATGACGGTGCGGGCCAAGGTCGATGCCATCGACCTGTCGCAGCCGGCCGAGGCGATCACCCAGATGCTGGTCAACTCGTCCTACTCGCGCCTGCCGCTGATTCGCGACGGGCGCATCGAGGAACCGCTGGGCTACGTGCACAAGAAGGAGCTGCTCAAGGAACTGCTGGCCGGCAACCAGCCGGCGCTGGAGCACCTGGCGCGAGCACCGTTGAACCTGCTGGAGAGCTTCAGCATTCTCAATGCCCTGGAGCAGATGCGCGCCCAGTCCACCCACATCGCCTTCGTGGTCAACGAATTCGGTGACTTCACCGGGGTGCTGACCATGACCGACATTCTCGAGTCGATTGCCGGTGAACTGCCGGATGCGAGCGAAGTTGAAGGGCCAGGCGTGGTGGAGGAGGCAGGCGGCTTCGTGGTCAGTGGCGCTCTTAACCTGGCCCAGGTTCAGTCGCGCACCGGCTTCGCCGCCCGCGCCACCGAGGACTACCAGACCCTGGCGGGCCTGGTGATGAGCCTGCTGGACCGCCTGCCGGTGGTGGGCGATCAGCTGGCCTGGAACGGCTGGACCATGACCGTGGTGGCGGTGGAGGAGCGTCGGGTGCGCCAGGTACGTCTTACACCGAACGCCGACGCTGACGCAGCAGGTGCTTGA
- the rarD gene encoding EamA family transporter RarD, which produces MSKGILSSVMASCLFAVMYFYTSFLKPLDGEEIFGWRTLLTLPCLTLFMLVSKDWNRVGELLGRVRRTPLLLLGMVGTSWLMGVQLWLFLWAPLHGRSLEVSMGYFLLPLAMVLTGRLVYGERLSRLQKIAVGFATLGVGHELYQHGSFAWETLLVMIGYPIYFVLRRRCRTDHLGGLWCDMCLLLPWALYFVIQGPLSATDLAEHPGLYGLIPLLGAISACALIAYVLASRLLPFSLFGLLSYVEPVLLVGVALLLGETIGPDQWLTYLPIWAAVLVLVLEGIKHLLRQRRRSV; this is translated from the coding sequence GTGTCAAAAGGCATTCTTTCGTCGGTCATGGCGTCCTGTCTGTTCGCCGTGATGTACTTCTATACCTCCTTCCTCAAGCCCCTGGACGGCGAGGAGATCTTTGGCTGGCGGACCCTCCTGACCCTGCCCTGCCTGACGCTGTTCATGCTGGTCTCGAAGGACTGGAATCGGGTCGGTGAGTTGCTCGGTCGGGTGCGGCGCACACCGCTGCTGCTGCTCGGCATGGTTGGCACCTCGTGGCTGATGGGCGTGCAGCTGTGGTTGTTCCTCTGGGCGCCGCTGCACGGGCGCAGCCTGGAAGTGTCGATGGGGTATTTCCTGCTGCCGCTGGCCATGGTGCTGACCGGACGGCTGGTGTATGGCGAGCGCCTGTCGCGCCTGCAGAAGATCGCGGTGGGCTTTGCCACGCTGGGGGTTGGCCACGAGCTCTACCAGCACGGCAGCTTCGCCTGGGAAACCCTGCTGGTGATGATCGGCTACCCGATCTACTTCGTCCTCAGACGGCGCTGCCGCACCGACCACCTGGGCGGGCTGTGGTGCGACATGTGCCTGCTGCTGCCCTGGGCCCTGTACTTCGTGATCCAGGGCCCGCTGTCGGCGACGGACCTCGCCGAGCACCCGGGCCTGTACGGGCTGATCCCGCTGCTCGGGGCGATCAGCGCCTGCGCCCTGATCGCCTACGTGCTGGCCAGCCGCCTGTTGCCGTTCAGCCTGTTCGGCCTGCTCAGCTACGTCGAGCCGGTGCTGCTGGTGGGCGTGGCCCTGCTGCTGGGCGAGACCATCGGCCCCGACCAGTGGCTGACCTACCTGCCGATCTGGGCCGCCGTGCTGGTGCTGGTGCTCGAAGGCATCAAGCACCTGCTGCGTCAGCGTCGGCGTTCGGTGTAA
- a CDS encoding EAL domain-containing protein: MPLTAKRPARWSWRALLPWGIGVLPLLCGLVVMRWQTEQELQASSLATAREVGIHVEEILDSLSTAAHELLPKAGLPCDQVQLALRIEVTRNAFVRSTNLFDHDRLYCTSLYGDFDEPVNAKDYTNGQLWLMNGNSVTPGHALLVYRISQEGRGDRGAITTVDGRHLLTALHLIGADNLVKVHVGNHWMGSDGQVHDGKPPRAASAATQYASTRYPFDVHAGYEEGTQAALMRSRYPALLSLLLVLGVAAGAACRWQIRRSSSPLGELERALEADEFVPYFQPVVRKGDYRWAGIEVLMRWQHPREGLVRPDLFIPYAEHSGQIVAMTRALMLHTAQALAPHAALLEDGFHIGINITADHCRDLRLLDDCQTFLQHFPPGRVVLTLELTERKLIEPTPVTLELFEKLHVMGVMIALDDFGTGQSSLNYLRQFQVDYLKIDQSFVAMIGGDALSQHILDTIIELSAKLGLGIVAEGVETEVQRDYLARHGVDFQQGYLFARPMPAGELLLALAARPGSPQLPPGNAPEIMRG, encoded by the coding sequence ATGCCCCTGACCGCCAAACGCCCCGCCCGCTGGAGCTGGCGCGCCCTGCTGCCCTGGGGCATCGGCGTGCTGCCGCTGCTGTGCGGGCTGGTGGTGATGCGCTGGCAGACGGAACAGGAACTGCAAGCCAGCAGCCTGGCCACGGCCCGCGAAGTGGGCATCCATGTCGAGGAGATCCTCGACAGCCTGTCCACCGCCGCCCATGAGCTTCTGCCCAAGGCGGGCCTGCCCTGTGACCAGGTGCAACTGGCACTGCGCATCGAGGTGACGCGCAACGCCTTCGTGCGTTCGACCAACCTGTTCGATCATGATCGGCTGTACTGCACCTCGCTGTACGGCGACTTCGACGAGCCGGTGAATGCCAAGGACTATACCAATGGCCAGCTGTGGCTGATGAACGGCAACTCGGTCACCCCGGGACATGCCCTGCTGGTCTATCGGATCAGCCAGGAAGGCCGTGGCGACCGGGGCGCGATCACCACGGTGGATGGCCGCCATCTGCTCACCGCGCTCCACCTGATCGGCGCCGACAACCTGGTGAAGGTGCATGTCGGCAATCACTGGATGGGCAGCGATGGCCAGGTTCATGACGGCAAGCCACCGCGCGCTGCCTCCGCCGCCACGCAGTATGCGTCCACCCGTTATCCGTTCGATGTGCACGCCGGCTACGAAGAAGGCACGCAGGCCGCGCTCATGCGCTCGCGCTACCCCGCCCTGCTCAGCCTGTTGCTGGTGCTCGGCGTCGCGGCCGGCGCAGCCTGCCGCTGGCAGATCCGCCGCTCCAGCTCACCCCTTGGCGAGCTGGAGCGGGCCCTGGAGGCTGACGAATTCGTTCCGTATTTCCAGCCGGTGGTGCGCAAGGGCGACTACCGCTGGGCCGGTATCGAAGTGTTGATGCGCTGGCAGCATCCCCGCGAAGGGCTGGTGCGCCCCGATCTGTTCATCCCCTACGCCGAACACAGCGGCCAGATCGTCGCCATGACCCGTGCCCTTATGCTGCATACCGCCCAGGCCCTGGCCCCGCATGCGGCCCTGCTGGAGGACGGCTTCCACATCGGCATCAACATCACCGCCGACCATTGCCGCGACCTGCGCCTGCTTGACGACTGCCAGACCTTCCTCCAGCACTTCCCACCCGGACGCGTGGTGCTGACCCTGGAGCTGACCGAACGCAAGCTGATCGAGCCGACCCCGGTGACGCTTGAGTTGTTCGAAAAGCTGCACGTCATGGGCGTGATGATCGCCCTGGACGACTTCGGCACAGGCCAGTCCAGCCTCAACTACCTGCGCCAGTTCCAGGTCGACTACCTGAAGATCGACCAGAGCTTCGTCGCCATGATCGGCGGCGACGCCCTGTCCCAGCACATCCTCGACACCATCATCGAGCTCTCGGCCAAGCTGGGCCTGGGGATCGTCGCCGAAGGCGTGGAGACCGAGGTGCAGCGCGACTACCTGGCACGCCACGGGGTGGATTTCCAGCAGGGCTACCTGTTTGCCCGACCGATGCCCGCCGGCGAACTGCTGCTGGCCCTGGCCGCCCGGCCGGGCAGCCCGCAGTTGCCGCCGGGCAACGCCCCTGAGATCATGCGCGGCTGA
- a CDS encoding LysE family translocator, with protein sequence MSLTLSMAAFALAASISPGPVNIVALGSGARHGLRASIGHVAGATLGFCLLLVLVGLGVHELLLRWPLLGRLLHWGGVLFLLYMAWKLASDDGALGTADTRQAPSAWHGAAMQWLSPKAWLAAVAGIGAYTGGEQQLLWLFTWIYGPICFVSVACWAWAGSMIRQYLGEPWRMRLLNRVLAGLLVASALYLMV encoded by the coding sequence ATGAGCCTGACCTTGTCCATGGCGGCCTTCGCCCTGGCCGCCTCCATCTCCCCCGGCCCGGTCAACATCGTCGCCCTCGGCAGTGGCGCGCGCCACGGCCTGCGGGCCAGCATTGGGCATGTGGCCGGTGCCACGCTGGGTTTCTGCCTGCTGCTGGTGCTGGTGGGGCTGGGCGTGCACGAGCTGTTGCTGCGCTGGCCGTTGCTGGGCCGGCTACTGCACTGGGGTGGCGTGCTGTTTCTGCTGTACATGGCCTGGAAACTGGCCAGCGACGATGGCGCACTGGGCACCGCCGATACCCGGCAAGCGCCCAGCGCCTGGCACGGCGCGGCCATGCAGTGGCTGAGCCCCAAGGCCTGGCTGGCGGCGGTCGCCGGTATCGGCGCCTATACCGGCGGCGAGCAGCAGTTGCTGTGGCTGTTCACCTGGATCTACGGGCCGATCTGCTTCGTCTCGGTGGCCTGCTGGGCCTGGGCCGGCAGCATGATCCGCCAGTATCTGGGCGAGCCGTGGCGGATGCGCCTGCTCAATCGGGTGCTGGCGGGGTTGCTGGTGGCGAGTGCGTTGTACCTGATGGTGTGA
- a CDS encoding RNA 2'-phosphotransferase, protein MNQKQRDALSKFLSYVLRHAPESIELSLDRDGWADVDALIHCAGRQGHAFDLHALREVVETNDKRRFTLSDDGRRIRAAQGHSSAQVEVRHIAKTPPALLYHGTASRFLASIEAQGLIPGSRHHVHLSEDPQTALAVGKRYGQPVLLTVDTQALCAAGTVFYQADNGVWLVDQVPPAHLSRQAL, encoded by the coding sequence GTGAACCAGAAACAACGCGACGCCCTCAGCAAGTTCCTCAGCTACGTGCTGCGCCACGCCCCCGAATCCATCGAACTGTCCCTGGACCGCGACGGCTGGGCCGATGTCGACGCGCTGATCCACTGCGCCGGCCGGCAAGGCCATGCCTTCGACCTGCACGCCCTGCGCGAAGTGGTCGAGACCAATGACAAGCGCCGTTTCACCCTCTCCGACGATGGCCGCCGCATCCGCGCCGCCCAGGGCCACAGCAGCGCCCAGGTCGAAGTGCGCCACATCGCCAAGACACCACCCGCCCTGCTCTATCACGGCACCGCCAGCCGCTTCCTGGCCTCCATCGAAGCCCAGGGCCTGATCCCCGGCAGCCGTCATCATGTGCACCTGAGCGAGGACCCGCAGACCGCGCTGGCGGTGGGCAAGCGCTATGGTCAGCCGGTGCTGCTCACGGTCGATACCCAGGCCCTGTGCGCAGCGGGAACGGTGTTCTATCAAGCCGACAATGGTGTCTGGCTGGTAGACCAGGTGCCGCCGGCCCATCTGTCACGCCAAGCCCTGTAG
- a CDS encoding type 1 glutamine amidotransferase domain-containing protein: MNKKLLVVLTNTAKYPSIPRATGLWLGEAVHFVDKVQQAGFVVDYVSPAGGYVPIDPHSLRMAPELDWQWYDDKTFMNRLGATLSPGQVKADQYSAIYYTGGHGVMWDFPDNQPLQELARRIHERGGAVAAVCHGVVGLLNIKLSDNSLLLKGRRVTGFSNTEEKLAELDEVVPFLTENELGARGGEYSKADDPWAPFVVEDGSLITGQNPASTADVAEAVVRYLRNR; encoded by the coding sequence ATGAACAAGAAGCTCCTGGTCGTGCTGACCAATACTGCCAAGTACCCCTCCATCCCGCGCGCCACAGGGCTGTGGCTGGGCGAGGCCGTGCACTTCGTCGACAAGGTGCAGCAGGCGGGCTTTGTGGTCGACTACGTAAGCCCCGCGGGTGGCTACGTGCCCATCGACCCGCACAGCCTGCGCATGGCGCCGGAGCTGGACTGGCAGTGGTACGACGACAAGACTTTCATGAACCGTTTGGGCGCCACACTGAGCCCCGGCCAGGTGAAAGCCGATCAGTACAGCGCGATTTACTACACCGGTGGGCACGGCGTGATGTGGGACTTCCCCGACAACCAGCCGCTGCAAGAACTCGCACGGCGCATCCATGAGCGCGGCGGTGCGGTCGCCGCGGTCTGCCATGGCGTGGTCGGTCTGCTCAATATCAAGCTCAGCGACAACAGTCTGCTGCTCAAAGGGCGCAGGGTGACCGGTTTCTCCAACACTGAGGAGAAACTGGCGGAACTGGACGAGGTGGTGCCGTTCCTGACCGAAAACGAGCTGGGTGCCCGTGGCGGTGAGTACAGCAAGGCGGACGATCCCTGGGCCCCCTTCGTGGTGGAGGATGGCAGCCTGATCACCGGGCAGAATCCTGCGTCCACCGCCGACGTGGCCGAGGCGGTCGTTCGCTACTTACGCAACCGCTAG
- a CDS encoding AraC family transcriptional regulator — translation MIEVSRFWRDPALPFVEARRVGDGRQVCYAAHSHESFSIGVITGGRSTYLTGNARHEVAAGTTVLMNPGVVHTCNPVQGEPWSYLMLFVDMPWLLARGFALPSATLSTSAALYGQLLALFAGLFEPGNERREAQLEAFFKGLPQLLEADAGGQPAGHPRLELAAAFIRAHRLDPLTVEDICAAAGLSRAYLIRAFGKRFGLTPHGYLLDQRVQHARALLRAGRPIAEVALEAGFADQAHLQRAFKRHLATTPGHYRNG, via the coding sequence ATGATCGAGGTCTCGCGGTTCTGGCGTGATCCGGCATTGCCCTTCGTCGAGGCCCGACGCGTGGGGGACGGCCGCCAGGTGTGCTACGCCGCCCATTCCCACGAAAGTTTCTCCATCGGCGTGATCACCGGCGGGCGCAGCACCTACCTGACCGGCAACGCCCGACACGAGGTGGCGGCGGGGACCACGGTGCTGATGAACCCGGGGGTGGTGCACACCTGCAACCCGGTCCAGGGCGAACCCTGGTCGTACCTGATGCTGTTCGTCGACATGCCCTGGCTGCTGGCGCGAGGTTTTGCGCTGCCCTCGGCGACCTTGAGCACATCGGCGGCGCTGTATGGGCAGTTGCTGGCGCTGTTCGCCGGGCTGTTCGAGCCCGGCAACGAACGCCGGGAGGCGCAGCTGGAGGCGTTCTTCAAGGGCTTGCCGCAGCTTTTGGAGGCCGACGCGGGCGGCCAGCCCGCAGGCCATCCACGCCTTGAGCTGGCCGCCGCGTTCATCCGTGCCCATCGCCTCGACCCGCTGACAGTGGAGGACATCTGCGCCGCGGCGGGGCTGTCGCGGGCCTATTTGATCCGCGCGTTCGGCAAGCGCTTCGGCCTGACACCCCATGGCTACCTGCTCGACCAGCGGGTGCAGCATGCCCGGGCGCTACTGCGCGCTGGCAGGCCGATCGCCGAGGTGGCGCTGGAGGCGGGGTTCGCCGACCAGGCGCACCTGCAGCGGGCCTTCAAGCGTCACCTGGCGACCACGCCGGGGCACTATCGCAATGGCTGA
- a CDS encoding dihydrodipicolinate synthase family protein: MTTRFHGIIGYTITPFAQDGETLDLPALGRSIDRLIDGNVHAIAPLGSTGEGAYLSDGEWQQVAQYSLERIGKRVPSIVSVSDLTTAGAVRRARFAQQHGADAVMVLPAAYWKLSEAEIVQHYRAIGAAIDIPIMLYNNPATSGTDMPVELILRIVREVDNVTMVKESTGDIQRMHKLHLLGEGQVPFYNGCNPLALEAFVAGATGWCTAAANLIPELNLRLYQAVQAGELEQAKALFYRQLPLLDFILKGGLPATIKAGLEMTGLPVGEPRRPVFGLDAQGRGQLKALLDALRQG, from the coding sequence ATGACCACCCGATTCCACGGCATCATCGGCTACACCATCACCCCGTTCGCCCAAGACGGTGAAACCCTCGACCTGCCGGCCCTAGGCCGCTCCATCGACCGCCTGATCGACGGCAACGTCCACGCCATCGCGCCGCTGGGCAGCACCGGCGAAGGTGCCTACCTGAGCGACGGCGAATGGCAGCAGGTCGCCCAGTACAGCCTGGAGCGCATCGGCAAGCGCGTGCCGAGCATCGTCAGCGTCTCCGACCTGACCACCGCCGGCGCCGTGCGCCGCGCCCGCTTCGCCCAGCAACACGGCGCCGACGCGGTGATGGTGCTGCCGGCGGCCTACTGGAAGCTCAGCGAGGCCGAGATCGTCCAGCACTACCGCGCCATCGGCGCGGCCATCGACATCCCGATCATGCTCTACAACAACCCGGCCACCAGCGGCACCGACATGCCGGTGGAGCTGATCCTGCGTATCGTGCGCGAAGTCGACAACGTGACCATGGTCAAGGAGAGCACCGGCGACATCCAGCGCATGCACAAGCTGCACTTGCTTGGCGAGGGCCAAGTGCCGTTCTACAACGGCTGCAACCCGCTGGCGCTGGAGGCCTTCGTGGCGGGCGCCACGGGCTGGTGCACGGCGGCGGCCAACCTGATTCCCGAACTGAACCTGCGGCTGTACCAGGCGGTGCAGGCCGGTGAACTGGAGCAGGCCAAGGCGCTGTTCTACCGCCAGCTGCCGTTGCTCGATTTCATTCTCAAGGGGGGCTTGCCGGCGACCATCAAGGCTGGCCTGGAGATGACCGGGCTGCCGGTGGGCGAGCCACGGCGGCCGGTGTTCGGGCTGGATGCCCAGGGTCGCGGCCAGCTGAAGGCGCTGCTCGACGCCTTGCGTCAGGGCTGA
- a CDS encoding nucleoside deaminase, with the protein MEQDTSAFLQAAIDEARKGLEEGGIPIGSVLVHDGRIIGRGHNRRVQKGSAILHGEMDALENAGRQPAWVYQESTLYTTLSPCAMCSGAILLYGIKHVVIGENTTFMGEEQLLGSRGVRLEVHDDETCKALMRRFIEEKPELWDEDIGR; encoded by the coding sequence ATGGAACAGGACACTTCCGCTTTCCTGCAGGCTGCCATTGATGAGGCCCGAAAGGGGCTCGAGGAGGGCGGCATCCCGATCGGCTCGGTATTGGTGCACGACGGCAGGATTATCGGCCGCGGACACAATCGCCGGGTGCAAAAAGGCAGCGCCATCCTGCATGGCGAGATGGACGCCCTGGAAAATGCCGGCCGACAGCCGGCTTGGGTGTACCAGGAGTCCACCCTCTATACCACCTTGTCGCCTTGTGCCATGTGCAGCGGCGCTATCCTGCTGTATGGCATCAAGCATGTGGTCATCGGTGAAAACACCACCTTCATGGGTGAGGAGCAACTGCTCGGCAGCCGCGGCGTGCGCCTGGAGGTACATGACGATGAGACTTGCAAGGCGTTGATGCGCCGGTTCATCGAGGAAAAACCCGAGCTGTGGGACGAAGATATTGGCCGCTGA
- the hppD gene encoding 4-hydroxyphenylpyruvate dioxygenase has protein sequence MADIFDNPMGLEGFEFIELASPTPGVLEPVFQILGFTKVASHRSKDVHLYRQGGINLILNNEPKSIASYFAAEHGPSVCGMAFRVRNAHEAYARALELGAQPVEIETGPMELRLPAIKGIGGAPLYLIDRYEEGSSIYDIDFKFIEGVDRNPVGAGLKIIDHLTHNVYRGRMAYWANFYEKLFNFREIRYFDIKGEYTGLTSKAMTAPDGMIRIPLNEESSKGAGQIEEFLMQFNGEGIQHVAFLTDDLLKTWDALKGLGMRFMTPPPQTYYEMLEERLPGHGEPVDQLQARGILLDGASEAGDKRLLLQIFSETLLGPVFFEFIQRKGDDGFGEGNFKALFESIERDQVRRGVLSVE, from the coding sequence ATGGCAGATATCTTCGACAACCCGATGGGCCTGGAAGGCTTCGAATTCATCGAGCTCGCTTCGCCAACCCCCGGCGTGCTGGAGCCGGTATTCCAGATTCTCGGTTTCACCAAGGTGGCCAGCCACCGCTCCAAGGATGTGCACCTGTATCGTCAGGGCGGCATCAACCTGATCCTGAACAACGAGCCCAAGAGCATCGCCTCGTATTTCGCCGCCGAGCATGGCCCATCGGTATGCGGCATGGCCTTCCGCGTGCGCAATGCCCATGAAGCCTACGCCCGTGCCCTGGAGCTGGGCGCCCAGCCGGTGGAAATCGAAACCGGCCCTATGGAACTGCGTCTGCCGGCAATCAAGGGGATCGGTGGCGCGCCGCTGTACCTGATCGACCGCTACGAGGAAGGCAGCTCGATCTACGACATCGACTTCAAGTTCATCGAAGGCGTGGACCGCAACCCCGTCGGCGCGGGTCTGAAGATCATCGACCACCTGACCCATAACGTCTATCGCGGGCGCATGGCCTACTGGGCCAACTTCTATGAAAAGCTGTTCAACTTCCGCGAGATCCGCTACTTCGATATCAAGGGTGAGTACACCGGCCTGACCTCCAAGGCGATGACCGCGCCGGACGGAATGATCCGCATTCCGCTCAACGAAGAGTCGTCCAAGGGCGCAGGGCAGATCGAAGAGTTCCTGATGCAGTTCAACGGCGAAGGCATCCAGCACGTGGCTTTCCTCACCGACGACCTGCTCAAGACCTGGGATGCGCTCAAGGGCCTGGGCATGCGCTTCATGACCCCACCGCCGCAGACCTACTACGAGATGCTCGAGGAGCGTCTGCCAGGGCACGGCGAGCCGGTCGACCAGTTGCAGGCCCGCGGCATCCTGCTCGATGGCGCCTCCGAGGCAGGCGACAAGCGTCTGCTGCTGCAGATCTTCTCGGAAACCCTGCTGGGACCGGTGTTCTTCGAGTTCATCCAGCGCAAGGGTGACGACGGCTTCGGTGAGGGTAACTTCAAGGCGTTGTTCGAGTCGATCGAGCGTGATCAGGTGCGTCGCGGCGTGTTGAGCGTCGAATAA
- a CDS encoding aldolase has protein sequence MANTLTLSKDQLVQKALTQMQGSLADNTWTVREKLALTCRILFDNGHDSGLAGQISARGPQPGTFYTQQLGLGFDEITATNLLLVNEDLEVLEGQGMPNPANRFHSWVYRARPDVNCIIHTHPTHVAALSMLEVPLQVSHMDLCPLYEDCAFLEAWPGVPVGNEEGEIISAALGDKRAILLSHHGQLSTGTSIEQACVYAQLIERAARLQLLAMAAGTIKPIAPELGRDAHDWIDRPKRHGAAFNYYARQALRQHADCLA, from the coding sequence ATGGCCAACACCCTTACCCTCAGCAAAGACCAGCTGGTGCAAAAGGCACTGACACAGATGCAAGGCTCGCTTGCCGATAATACGTGGACTGTGCGCGAAAAGCTGGCCCTGACCTGCCGAATTCTCTTCGACAACGGCCACGACTCGGGCCTGGCCGGGCAGATCAGCGCCCGTGGCCCGCAACCGGGCACCTTCTACACCCAGCAACTGGGCCTGGGCTTCGACGAGATCACCGCCACCAACCTGCTGCTGGTCAACGAAGACCTCGAAGTGCTCGAAGGCCAGGGCATGCCCAACCCGGCCAACCGCTTCCACAGCTGGGTGTACCGCGCCCGCCCCGACGTCAACTGCATCATCCACACCCACCCGACCCATGTCGCCGCGCTGTCGATGCTCGAAGTGCCGCTGCAGGTCTCGCACATGGACCTGTGCCCGCTGTACGAGGACTGCGCGTTCCTCGAAGCCTGGCCGGGCGTGCCGGTGGGCAACGAGGAAGGCGAGATCATCAGCGCCGCCCTGGGCGACAAGCGCGCCATCCTGCTCTCGCACCATGGCCAGCTGTCCACCGGCACCAGCATCGAGCAGGCCTGCGTCTACGCCCAGTTGATCGAGCGCGCCGCGCGCCTGCAACTGCTGGCAATGGCCGCCGGCACCATCAAGCCGATCGCCCCGGAGCTTGGCCGCGACGCCCATGACTGGATCGACCGGCCCAAGCGCCACGGCGCCGCCTTCAACTATTACGCCCGGCAGGCCCTGCGTCAGCACGCCGATTGCCTCGCCTGA
- a CDS encoding helix-turn-helix domain-containing protein, which produces MSIRLKLLRKKLGITLEQLADKSGMTKSYLSKVERGLNTPSIAAALKLARALNVNVEELFDGEHDGQARYSLVRRGERQALVGGGDGPGYAVLTSQVGQRSLLPFLIQPPTAFSDPTFKEHEGEEFLFVHEGQVEVDFMSERVLLQAGDALHFNAQTPHRLRSVGEHQAQLLVVVQGGEG; this is translated from the coding sequence ATGTCTATCCGACTGAAACTGCTGAGAAAGAAACTGGGCATTACCCTTGAGCAGCTGGCCGACAAGTCCGGCATGACCAAGAGCTACCTGTCCAAGGTCGAGCGCGGCCTCAACACGCCGTCGATCGCCGCCGCGCTGAAGCTGGCGCGGGCGCTGAACGTCAATGTCGAGGAGCTGTTCGACGGCGAGCACGACGGCCAGGCGCGCTACAGCCTGGTACGCCGCGGCGAACGCCAGGCGCTGGTGGGTGGCGGCGACGGGCCGGGGTATGCGGTGCTGACTTCGCAGGTCGGCCAGCGCAGCCTGCTGCCGTTCCTGATCCAGCCGCCGACCGCGTTCAGCGACCCGACCTTCAAGGAGCACGAAGGCGAGGAGTTTTTGTTCGTCCACGAGGGGCAGGTGGAGGTGGACTTCATGAGCGAGCGGGTGCTGCTGCAGGCGGGCGACGCCCTGCATTTCAATGCCCAGACCCCGCACCGCCTGCGCTCGGTCGGCGAGCACCAGGCGCAGTTGCTGGTGGTGGTGCAGGGCGGCGAAGGGTGA